Genomic segment of Candidatus Nanoarchaeia archaeon:
TGGTATCATGCATTGAAGCCATCTTTGCCTGGGAGCACGTTTTCGATATTTCTTGCGTTCATGCAAAAGCATTACCTAATCCTGTCGCTGGCTCTGCTCGCTGCATTTGGCTGCCGCAGGAAAAGACTGCTTCTGCCCTTCATTATCGCTTTCTTTTATCTTATATTTTTGCTTTGGGTAAGGCTATTCCATTTCTATTTTGTGTTATGGCTGCCTTTCCTGGCAATGCTTGCTGCTGCTGGATTTATGGATATTCTGAACCAGTTTCCAAAGTATAGGGATATTTTCATTGCAATTTTCCTTATTTTCTTTGGATATTCAATCGTTTCAACAGCGATCTATCTCCAGAGCTTTGATTTTATTGATTTTGCTTCAGAGAGAGAACTTACAGGCTTTATTATGGACAATGCTTCTCCTCAAGACAGGATCTTCGGGGATGTCCTGACTGTGCCTTTGCTGGCCTTGCGGACCGAGGTTCCTATAGCCTTTGATTTTGTGGACACGAATGCAATGCGCTTCCTTTCAGGACTGGCTGATTTTGGGGAGGTGCTGAAAAAACTTAAGGAAGAGAAGGTTCGTTTTGTGGTTGTTCGTCCATTAGAAGGCTTTGGAAACTCAGCCATTGTACGGGATTTTCTTGTTGAAAGCTGCCTTCAATCCTACAGAGTTACTGATCCTTATTGGGGGGATGTTTTTGTCTATGATTGCTCGAAGCAGCCATCTTTAAATAGCTGATTTCCTTCCCTCTTTTTATGCTGAGTTTATGCATTATCACCAAGGATGAAGAGATCTTTCTTCCTGCTTGTTTTCAAGCTGTGCAGGATATTGTTGATGAGATTGTTGTTGTTGATACCGGCTCTACGGACAGGACCGTCGAGATTGCCAAGGGATTTTGCGCAAAGGTTTATTTCACTCCTTGGGAAGAGGATTTTGCAAAGGCAAAGAATGTTGCTTTGGGATACGCGACAGGAGACTGGGTCCTTAACCTTGATGCGGATGAGATCATTGATGCCAAAGGATGCGAAGAGGTTAAGAGGCTGATTTCTTCCAATACTGCTGATGCGTTTTACTTGTTACAAAGAACTTATACAAATTACACTAAAGGGCTTGGATTTGTGCGGCTTGCGTCGAATGCTCCTTTCCTCTTAATGCAGCACCTCAATCTTCCTCAAAAGGAATTCTCAGGCCATTATACCACGAAGATCATCAGGCTTTTCAGGAATAAAAACATCACATTTGTTGGAGCTATCCATGAGGATGCAAGGCCGGCTCTTGAGAAAAAAGGGATGGGGATTGCCGAATC
This window contains:
- a CDS encoding glycosyltransferase, which encodes MLSLCIITKDEEIFLPACFQAVQDIVDEIVVVDTGSTDRTVEIAKGFCAKVYFTPWEEDFAKAKNVALGYATGDWVLNLDADEIIDAKGCEEVKRLISSNTADAFYLLQRTYTNYTKGLGFVRLASNAPFLLMQHLNLPQKEFSGHYTTKIIRLFRNKNITFVGAIHEDARPALEKKGMGIAESAVVMHHFHELKGDAFIEKKRDSYLRMLRKRFDELQTAKAAYDLGLGIYDRKKDIDEARQYVEKALEMEPDFEEALFTLGVFSIKEKKYEGGITYFEKVLSLNPRNYWAYTNLALLYATLKEWKKCKVVYEKALEKGHPEMEEILGQIKALEGKLSD